Genomic segment of Candidatus Polarisedimenticolia bacterium:
TCCGAGGTGAAGACCGAGGAGGTCGTGGTGGTCTCGGTGTTCACGACGTCGGTCTGGGCGGTGACTTTCACCTTCTCCTGCATCTCCGCGCTGGGGCGCAGGGTGATCGTGGTCGTGAAGACCTTCCCGGCGGTGACGTCGACGTCCATCCTGATGGTCCCCATGCCGGGGAACGCGACCTCGAGGACGTAGCCCTTGCCGGGCGGCAGGGGGACGATGCGGAACTCACCCTTGGCGTCGGCGACCGCCCCCTGGCTGACCCCGAGAGAGCCGTTCTTGATCGAGATCCGGGCGCTGGGAAGCGGCGCGCCGTCCTTGTCGACGACCGTCCCCTTGAGCCCTGAGTTGGTCTGGGCTATCGCGGGGAGGCAGAGAACCGTGAAGACGACCGTCAGGCAGCCGGCAAGCAGGAGGAATCGTCTGGCATCCATCGGGATGAACCTCCGAGCGGGGCGGGCAGCGCCCCGGGGACCCCTAAGTTTGCACCGGCCTTTGATCAGCCTTCCTGTGAACGGTTCCCGTCAAGTGTATGAAATCGCGCAATACCCTGTCAAGAAATGGCGTCAGGCTTGGCCCTCCCACCCCCTCCACCGGGGAACCCGATCCGACGGGGTGAACCGGGCGGCTTCCTGCTCGCGAGGTAATTCTACTGTCAAGCCTCGATCTGTCAAGAAGATGATGAGGGGGGGCATGCGGGGCCTATGCAGCAGGGGGGGGAGGGGATCCCGGGCATGGCACTAACGATATTGAATCTTGAGCCTCTTGATCTTCTCGTTCAGGGTGGTCGGGTTCAAGCCCAGCCGGGCGGCGGCCCGTCGCTGGACTCCGTGCACGCTCTTCAGGGTCTCGAGGATGATCTCTCTCTCGAGCCGCTCCATGGTCTCGTAGAAGGACATCGTCCCGTCCATCTGAATCGGGCCGGGAAGCGGCCGTGCCCGGTCCCCCTGGAGGGTCTCCGGCAGGAGGTCGAGCCCGATGACGGGGGAGGAGGACAGCACGACCGCCCTCTCGATGACGTTTTCCAGCTCGCGCACGTTCCCCTGCCAGGGGTGCTCCACGAGAAGGGCGAGGGCCTCCGGGGCGACCCCGTGGACCACCTTGCCGTTCTCCGCCGCGTACTTGGCCACGAAGTGGTCGACCAGGAGAGGAATGTCCTCCCGGCGCTCGCGCAGCGGGGGGAGCTTGATGTTGATCACGTTCAGCCTGTAGTACAGGTCTTCGCGGAACTCTCCGCGCATCACCAGCTCTTGAAGATCGATGTTCGTGGCGGCGATGATCCGCACGTCGACCTGCAGGCTCTGCACGGCGCCCAGGGGAAGGAACTCCTTCTCCTGGATGACCCGCAGCAGCTTGGCCTGGACCTCCGATTTCACCGTGCTGATCTCGTCGAAGAAGATCGAGCCGCCGTTCGCCACCTCGAACAGCCCCTTCTTGGACTGGATCGCCCCGGTGAACGCCCCCTTCACGTGGCCGAACAGGTTGCTCTCCAGGAGGTCCGCCGGCATGCTCCCCGAGTTGACCACGACGAACGCATCGGCCGGGCGGCCCGACTTGAGGTGGATCGCCTGGGCGACCAGCTCCTTGCCGGTGCCGCTCTCTCCCTGGACCAGGACCGTCGACCGGCTGGGCGCCACCTGCTCGATCAGGCGGTAGAGCTCGAGCATCGAGGCGCTCCTTCCAACGAGCTCGCCGAAGCGCGCCCGTCCCTCCAGCGCCCGTCGAAGCGACCGGTTCTCGTCGAGCAGGCGCCGATGCCTGAGACCGGTGGAGAGAGTGCGCAGGACGTCCTCGTTCTTGAACGGCTTGACCAGGTAGTCGTGCGCCCCCATGCGCATCCCCTGGACCGCCGATTCCACCGAGCCGTAGGCGGTGATCATCACGACGATGCCGTCCGGGTCCCTCCTCTTGATCTCCCTGAGGGCCTCGAAGCCCCCGAGGCCGGGGAGCATCAGGTCGAGGATGACGAGGTCGTACTCCTGCTGGTCGAGCACCTGAAGTCCGGTTTCCGCGTCCGGCGCCAGGGTGGTGAGGTACCCCTCGCGGGCGAGGATGTCCTGGAGGACCTCCCGGATGATCGGCTCGTCGTCGATCACCAGGACGCGCGCGGCCTCGCCCCGGGCGTTGAGGGGCGGTTCTCTGTCCATCAGCTCGACCCTGGCTCCCTTCATGCCGAAACCCTCCTGACGTCGATCGCGGGCAGGCTGATCAGGAAACGGGAGCCCTCTCCCGGCGCGCTCTCGACCGACAGAGTGCCGGCGTGCTCCTTGACGATGCCGTACGAGACCGACAGGCCCAGGCCGGTCCCCTGGCCGCGGGCCTTGGTGGTGAAGAACGGATCATAGATCCGGTCCAGGTGCTCGGGCGCGATGCCGCACCCGGTGTCGGCCACCTCGATCTGGACCCGGCCGTTCTCCCCGCGGGCGGCGACCGTCAGGGTCCCGCCACCGGGCATGGCGT
This window contains:
- a CDS encoding sigma-54 dependent transcriptional regulator encodes the protein MKGARVELMDREPPLNARGEAARVLVIDDEPIIREVLQDILAREGYLTTLAPDAETGLQVLDQQEYDLVILDLMLPGLGGFEALREIKRRDPDGIVVMITAYGSVESAVQGMRMGAHDYLVKPFKNEDVLRTLSTGLRHRRLLDENRSLRRALEGRARFGELVGRSASMLELYRLIEQVAPSRSTVLVQGESGTGKELVAQAIHLKSGRPADAFVVVNSGSMPADLLESNLFGHVKGAFTGAIQSKKGLFEVANGGSIFFDEISTVKSEVQAKLLRVIQEKEFLPLGAVQSLQVDVRIIAATNIDLQELVMRGEFREDLYYRLNVINIKLPPLRERREDIPLLVDHFVAKYAAENGKVVHGVAPEALALLVEHPWQGNVRELENVIERAVVLSSSPVIGLDLLPETLQGDRARPLPGPIQMDGTMSFYETMERLEREIILETLKSVHGVQRRAAARLGLNPTTLNEKIKRLKIQYR